Proteins encoded together in one Sulfoacidibacillus ferrooxidans window:
- the pnpS gene encoding two-component system histidine kinase PnpS translates to MNFLSIEPWIVIGAICVVPIFYTLYREYHVRKWQHALAQVLDAGISQRELPARIAVGGRELHILSRVYELAELMREAREETMQERSKLEGIMEPLVSGVIVIDRAGKIVLVNAAVQRLLSLNEDDMVGRWHWEAGHHYGLASLVDEAIAYGVVQKREVQLHKPQELTLEAHVTPIKQSNGSIAGAVVLLHDVSEWRRLERMRSDFVANVSHELRTPITALKGFAETLLDGALLDQTTARQFVQIMQDEADRIGRLVEDLLDLSRIEAKQIDLHLAPVEAEWIMQRVVDTFSGHASDAGVALAQEVIGRGPIVALADSDRLRQVLINLVNNALQFTPAGGSITLTAERKGDRIVFAVQDSGVGIPPADAQRVFERFYRVDKTRSRQSGGTGLGLAIVKHLVESHGGHVGVYSEVGQGSRFFFDVASVDADGDEL, encoded by the coding sequence GTGAATTTTTTGAGCATTGAACCGTGGATTGTGATAGGAGCCATTTGTGTGGTGCCTATCTTCTATACTTTATATCGGGAATATCATGTGCGCAAATGGCAACACGCACTTGCGCAGGTGCTAGACGCGGGGATTTCGCAGCGTGAATTGCCTGCGCGGATCGCAGTGGGTGGGCGTGAGCTGCACATTTTGTCGCGGGTGTATGAACTGGCTGAGTTGATGCGTGAGGCGCGCGAGGAAACGATGCAAGAGCGCAGTAAGCTTGAGGGGATCATGGAGCCGCTGGTCAGTGGTGTGATTGTGATTGATCGGGCGGGGAAGATCGTGCTTGTCAATGCGGCTGTTCAGCGTCTTCTTAGCCTCAATGAAGACGATATGGTCGGACGCTGGCACTGGGAGGCGGGTCACCACTATGGGCTCGCGTCGTTAGTCGATGAGGCGATCGCATATGGGGTTGTTCAAAAGCGGGAAGTACAATTACACAAGCCGCAGGAACTGACGCTTGAAGCGCACGTGACACCGATTAAGCAGTCCAATGGCTCGATTGCAGGGGCGGTTGTGCTCTTGCACGATGTGAGTGAATGGCGCCGTTTGGAACGGATGCGCAGTGATTTTGTGGCCAATGTCTCGCATGAACTGCGAACGCCGATTACAGCGCTCAAGGGATTTGCTGAGACGCTTCTGGACGGGGCATTGCTGGATCAGACGACTGCTAGGCAATTTGTGCAGATCATGCAGGATGAAGCGGATCGCATTGGGCGGTTGGTCGAAGATTTGCTAGATCTGTCGCGCATTGAAGCCAAGCAGATCGACCTCCATTTGGCACCTGTGGAAGCGGAGTGGATTATGCAACGGGTGGTCGATACATTTTCTGGACATGCGTCGGATGCGGGCGTGGCTCTAGCGCAGGAAGTGATCGGACGTGGGCCAATTGTGGCGTTAGCTGACAGTGATCGGTTGCGTCAGGTGTTAATCAATCTTGTCAATAATGCATTACAGTTCACCCCTGCAGGCGGCAGTATCACGCTGACGGCTGAGCGCAAGGGCGATCGGATCGTATTTGCGGTGCAAGATTCAGGTGTAGGTATCCCGCCTGCAGATGCACAACGTGTATTTGAGCGCTTCTACCGTGTGGATAAGACGCGCAGCAGACAATCAGGTGGCACGGGACTCGGCCTTGCGATCGTGAAACATCTAGTGGAGTCCCACGGTGGTCATGTCGGCGTATATTCAGAAGTAGGCCAAGGTAGCCGCTTCTTCTTTGATGTGGCAAGCGTGGATGCAGATGGAGACGAGCTCTAG